The following coding sequences lie in one Flavobacterium sediminis genomic window:
- a CDS encoding PIN domain-containing protein, translated as MAIHLFIDTNVYLKFYHFSNDDLEELSKLMVLMDNDQLELHLPEQIVNEFNRNRETKLADALKTFNQSKLSTQFPQFCKDYKEYETLKKLIKDYDREKQSLLKNLMLKIETHTLQADKIIEMLFQKANYVSTTPELVEKGRLRYDIGNPPGKNKSYGDAINWECLLENVENNNDLYFIADDKDYFSELDNTNFNTFLAREWKRKKFSEIKFYKTLSDFFKDIFPEIKLATELEKDILISKLIESGNFYSSRQLLQKLSKFESFSTEQANQYVSASLNNSQILWISEDEDINEYLHDFVEKNKDKINVELLNEFYRTVPNLKIPVPPPPPF; from the coding sequence ATGGCAATACACCTATTTATTGACACTAATGTTTATCTGAAATTCTATCATTTCTCGAATGATGATTTGGAAGAACTGAGTAAATTGATGGTTCTAATGGACAACGACCAATTAGAACTACATTTACCTGAGCAAATCGTAAATGAATTTAATAGAAATAGAGAAACTAAACTTGCGGATGCTTTAAAAACATTTAATCAATCAAAATTAAGTACACAATTTCCTCAGTTCTGTAAAGACTACAAAGAATACGAAACTTTAAAAAAGTTGATTAAAGATTACGACAGAGAAAAACAATCTCTTCTAAAAAATTTAATGTTAAAAATTGAAACTCATACATTACAAGCGGATAAAATAATTGAGATGCTTTTTCAAAAAGCAAATTATGTTTCGACTACACCTGAACTTGTTGAAAAAGGCAGATTGAGATATGATATTGGGAATCCGCCTGGAAAAAACAAATCTTATGGAGATGCAATAAATTGGGAATGCTTGTTAGAAAATGTTGAGAACAATAATGATTTATATTTTATTGCAGATGATAAAGACTATTTTTCAGAACTTGACAATACAAATTTCAATACATTTCTAGCAAGAGAATGGAAACGAAAAAAGTTTTCTGAAATAAAATTTTATAAAACGCTATCTGATTTCTTTAAAGATATTTTTCCTGAAATAAAATTAGCGACAGAATTGGAAAAGGATATTCTAATTTCAAAGCTCATTGAAAGTGGGAATTTTTATTCTTCAAGACAACTACTTCAAAAACTTTCAAAATTTGAGTCTTTTTCAACAGAACAAGCAAATCAATACGTTTCTGCGAGTTTAAATAATTCACAAATTTTGTGGATTAGTGAAGATGAAGACATCAACGAATACCTACACGATTTTGTTGAGAAAAATAAAGATAAAATTAATGTGGAATTATTGAATGAATTTTATCGAACGGTACCGAATTTGAAAATTCCTGTTCCGCCACCACCACCATTTTAA
- a CDS encoding APC family permease, whose amino-acid sequence MLGISGFESSANFVEEQERGVFPKTLRNMWVVVTIFNPLMAFLALAVIPMGDIENNQEALLSYMGNISGGSWLSVLISIDAALVLSGAVLTSFVGVTGLVERMTLDRVLPPFLLKKNKRGSSYRIAIVFFLLCVSILLITRGKLSALAGVYTIAFLSVMVLFGIGNILLKVRRQNLPRPEKSSWIALLIAIGAVIIAITGNAILNPAYLGVFLQYFLPTILVVAVMLNRTSILKLLLKIIKYFLSPVQSFLTRSNDGILKVIDTINSQEFVYFTKDDDVATLNKVMLYIQNNEHTKNLKIVAAFKEGEKASPQFLADLDVLDREYPNIKIDFIQLQAEFGPDLINELSEKWNIPVNFMFIGSPGDHFPYKIEQLGGVRLII is encoded by the coding sequence ATGTTAGGGATCAGCGGGTTTGAAAGTTCGGCTAATTTTGTAGAAGAACAAGAACGCGGCGTTTTTCCGAAAACATTGCGAAACATGTGGGTGGTTGTAACCATCTTTAACCCGCTGATGGCTTTTTTAGCTTTGGCCGTAATTCCTATGGGAGATATTGAGAACAATCAGGAAGCTTTATTATCTTATATGGGAAATATCTCCGGAGGATCCTGGCTTTCGGTTCTGATATCTATTGATGCTGCTTTAGTGTTAAGCGGAGCCGTTTTGACTTCGTTTGTCGGCGTAACCGGTTTAGTTGAACGAATGACACTGGATCGGGTGTTACCTCCTTTCCTACTCAAAAAGAACAAAAGAGGAAGCTCGTATCGCATTGCTATTGTTTTCTTTTTATTATGCGTTTCCATTTTATTGATCACAAGAGGAAAACTAAGTGCTTTGGCAGGTGTTTATACCATTGCTTTTCTATCCGTAATGGTCTTATTCGGTATCGGTAATATATTACTCAAAGTAAGGCGACAAAATTTGCCGCGACCGGAAAAATCTTCCTGGATCGCCCTGTTAATTGCTATCGGAGCCGTGATCATAGCCATAACCGGAAATGCCATCCTGAACCCTGCTTATCTGGGTGTATTCCTTCAGTATTTTTTACCTACAATATTAGTTGTTGCCGTGATGCTGAACCGGACCTCTATTTTAAAACTCCTTTTAAAGATCATTAAATATTTTCTGTCGCCCGTGCAGTCGTTTTTAACCCGATCCAATGACGGGATCCTGAAAGTTATAGACACCATCAATTCACAAGAATTTGTTTATTTCACCAAAGATGACGATGTGGCTACGTTGAATAAAGTAATGCTCTACATTCAGAATAACGAACATACTAAGAACCTCAAAATCGTAGCCGCCTTTAAAGAAGGTGAAAAAGCCTCCCCTCAATTCCTTGCCGATCTGGATGTATTAGACAGGGAATATCCCAATATTAAGATCGATTTCATTCAGCTACAAGCAGAATTCGGTCCGGATCTGATCAATGAACTATCTGAAAAATGGAACATTCCGGTCAATTTTATGTTTATTGGTTCGCCCGGCGATCATTTCCCGTATAAAATAGAACAATTGGGCGGTGTTCGATTGATTATTTAA
- a CDS encoding MepB family protein, with amino-acid sequence MNDILNKVKTEIYDTCGLQLSDLQTEPEGQEYDACRFELDGLKIISRTAKITPKKTGQFVTFWKRNKNGITEPFSENDPVDFFVIHVLKENKLGQFVFPKSVLKNQGILRTDKKDGKRGFRVYPVWDTANNKQAEKTQKWQLDYFFRITDTTELDRVKELYTKPTY; translated from the coding sequence ATGAATGATATTCTGAATAAGGTCAAAACTGAAATTTATGACACATGCGGACTACAACTTTCTGATCTACAAACAGAACCGGAAGGTCAGGAATATGATGCCTGTCGATTTGAGTTGGACGGATTGAAGATCATCAGCAGAACCGCTAAAATAACCCCTAAAAAAACAGGGCAGTTCGTTACTTTCTGGAAACGGAATAAAAACGGAATTACAGAACCATTCTCTGAAAACGATCCTGTTGATTTCTTTGTTATTCATGTTCTTAAAGAAAATAAGCTGGGACAATTTGTCTTTCCAAAATCGGTTTTAAAAAACCAGGGAATACTACGTACAGATAAAAAAGACGGAAAAAGAGGATTTCGGGTATACCCGGTTTGGGATACGGCAAACAACAAACAAGCCGAAAAAACTCAGAAATGGCAACTTGATTATTTTTTCCGGATAACGGATACAACCGAACTCGATCGGGTCAAAGAATTATACACAAAGCCAACCTACTGA
- a CDS encoding APC family permease — protein sequence MEKKQLKKLNELASTAICGNDISSSCLYVSALAIVYSGQYAWLALLMVGVVLFLFRKVYGEVVGALPLNGGAYNALLNTTSKSLASLAATLTLLSYMATAVISANEAMHYASIVFDHLPIIIATIVLLGIFMGLSIIGIGESSKVAIFIFIFHLTSLVILASFTIFYLFQNGFTVFTENNLLPTKGETLPQPYFSVSRQPC from the coding sequence ATGGAAAAAAAACAACTTAAAAAGCTTAACGAACTTGCTTCGACAGCTATTTGCGGAAATGATATCAGTTCTTCTTGTTTATACGTATCGGCTTTAGCCATTGTTTACTCCGGACAATATGCCTGGCTCGCTTTACTGATGGTTGGTGTTGTTCTCTTTTTATTCCGTAAAGTATACGGAGAAGTGGTAGGCGCACTTCCCTTAAACGGTGGTGCTTACAACGCCCTACTGAATACCACCAGTAAATCATTAGCTTCTCTCGCAGCTACCTTAACCCTGCTATCTTATATGGCTACTGCTGTAATTTCAGCCAATGAAGCCATGCACTACGCTTCAATTGTATTTGACCATTTGCCTATAATTATTGCAACAATCGTTTTACTTGGCATTTTTATGGGATTAAGCATAATCGGGATCGGAGAATCTTCTAAAGTCGCCATCTTTATTTTTATCTTTCATTTAACCTCACTGGTCATTCTGGCTTCTTTTACGATATTTTATCTCTTTCAAAACGGCTTTACCGTTTTTACCGAAAATAATCTTTTACCCACCAAAGGGGAAACATTACCACAGCCTTATTTTTCGGTTTCTCGGCAGCCATGTTAG
- a CDS encoding helix-turn-helix domain-containing protein gives MLDFSSALYKILGDRIKDRRDSLGMSQTNLSEELKDLKRASISNIEKGRQHPPLDTIYRLCEALRLDIHTILPTYSEVLDYIEKNNSDNKIERFLDSLDVEDKLTFEKIKNLLNKDKK, from the coding sequence ATGCTAGATTTTAGTTCTGCTTTGTATAAAATTTTAGGGGATAGAATTAAAGATAGGAGAGACTCTTTAGGTATGAGTCAAACCAATTTATCTGAAGAATTAAAAGACCTTAAAAGGGCTTCTATATCTAATATAGAAAAAGGTAGGCAACACCCTCCTTTAGATACTATTTATAGGCTTTGCGAAGCATTAAGGCTAGACATACATACCATTTTACCAACCTATTCAGAAGTCTTAGATTACATAGAGAAAAACAATTCCGATAATAAAATTGAAAGGTTTTTAGACAGCCTAGATGTTGAAGATAAATTAACTTTTGAAAAGATAAAAAACTTACTAAATAAAGACAAAAAATGA
- a CDS encoding Fur family transcriptional regulator — MKRRNTESTNEIYALLKASKSALSHDMIRSKLTSNADRATIYRILNRFCEDKLVHKVMGDDGKQYFAFCTNCQEKKHKHNHFHFRCTVCGKVECLTSEIEISLPENYVFQNFNASISGVCSECMNR, encoded by the coding sequence ATGAAAAGAAGAAATACAGAATCGACTAATGAAATATACGCATTGCTTAAAGCATCTAAATCGGCATTAAGCCACGATATGATCCGGTCAAAACTAACTAGTAATGCGGACAGAGCTACAATTTATAGAATACTTAATCGTTTTTGTGAAGATAAGCTTGTTCATAAAGTCATGGGAGATGACGGAAAGCAATATTTTGCTTTTTGCACGAATTGTCAAGAGAAAAAGCATAAGCACAATCACTTTCATTTCAGATGTACCGTTTGTGGGAAAGTAGAGTGTTTAACGTCAGAAATAGAGATCTCTTTGCCTGAAAATTATGTTTTTCAAAATTTTAACGCATCAATTTCAGGAGTGTGCTCAGAGTGTATGAACCGTTGA
- a CDS encoding S41 family peptidase, with protein MKTKKTIITLLLLLIEVNFGFSQEKVCDCINELDNVSELIKNAKSYQTQIVKEHKETEFEDWKEIIKHEITNDSLNQAFCTGYLQKYISFIHDRHNEIYTIPSDISTFIPNYTKAIDTIKIKSDGISGIYFAGREKILLINDEKNTWYGVMVSSDSEKWKERKIRLKLNKLPNGKFELFEFYQNGLLYYQNNIEVKNSRIYSTFWNKENNYFFNKNHEKNFTYQSINPSFDYIGIKTLSRTTNLMKEAENFYNENLSNLNKENLIIDLRNNGGGATKQAEALLKYLKKNHSIKRIYVMINFKTGSSAELITLDLKKDNRTIIVGENSRGMLKYGYGNKAFSATTNCAKYKMILSTKIINKDFDKFEYTGIQPDYYLDNKSDWIQQIIKINNEKI; from the coding sequence TTGAAGACAAAAAAAACGATCATTACATTATTATTACTGTTAATCGAAGTCAATTTTGGTTTTAGCCAAGAAAAAGTATGTGATTGTATTAACGAACTGGATAATGTTTCAGAACTGATTAAAAACGCTAAAAGTTATCAGACTCAGATTGTAAAAGAACACAAAGAAACTGAGTTTGAAGATTGGAAAGAAATAATAAAACATGAGATCACAAACGACAGTTTGAACCAAGCATTCTGTACCGGATATTTACAAAAATATATTTCGTTTATTCATGACAGACACAATGAAATTTATACTATTCCTAGCGATATATCGACCTTTATCCCAAACTATACTAAAGCAATTGATACAATTAAAATCAAGAGCGATGGGATTTCAGGGATATACTTTGCCGGAAGAGAAAAAATACTTCTGATCAACGATGAAAAGAACACGTGGTATGGTGTTATGGTATCTTCCGATTCAGAGAAATGGAAAGAGAGAAAAATTCGATTAAAACTCAATAAACTGCCTAACGGCAAATTTGAACTTTTTGAATTTTATCAAAATGGACTATTGTATTACCAGAACAACATTGAAGTTAAAAACAGTAGAATTTATTCCACTTTTTGGAATAAAGAGAACAACTACTTTTTCAACAAAAATCATGAAAAGAATTTTACCTACCAATCCATAAACCCTTCTTTCGACTATATCGGAATCAAAACCCTGAGCAGAACCACTAATTTGATGAAAGAAGCTGAGAATTTTTACAACGAAAATTTATCAAACCTCAATAAAGAAAATCTGATTATCGATCTAAGAAACAATGGCGGAGGCGCTACCAAACAAGCAGAAGCATTATTGAAATACCTGAAAAAGAACCACAGCATCAAACGAATATATGTGATGATAAATTTCAAGACAGGGAGTTCTGCCGAATTAATTACTTTAGATCTTAAAAAAGACAACAGAACGATTATTGTCGGTGAAAATTCAAGAGGCATGCTCAAATACGGATACGGCAATAAAGCATTTTCTGCTACCACAAATTGTGCAAAATACAAAATGATTCTATCGACTAAAATTATCAATAAAGACTTCGATAAATTTGAATATACCGGAATTCAACCTGACTATTATCTTGACAATAAAAGCGACTGGATTCAGCAAATTATAAAGATCAACAATGAAAAAATATAA
- a CDS encoding ImmA/IrrE family metallo-endopeptidase — translation MRPNFKYIEDKAEDVLSKNNLFKAGFSVEKLAKLLRISLKEEVLDDNVSGFFVMTDTDNIITYNKKDGELRQRFTIAHEIGHFLLHSKDQPIFIDKTPSVMFRDNSSSTGEDFKEREANAFAASLLMPKKLIEAEIEKAPNDVDDAIIFLAKKFKVSQQAMTFRLSNLGYGI, via the coding sequence ATGAGACCAAATTTTAAATACATTGAAGACAAAGCAGAAGACGTTTTATCTAAAAACAATCTTTTCAAAGCTGGATTTAGTGTTGAAAAGTTAGCTAAATTGTTAAGAATTAGTTTAAAAGAGGAGGTTTTAGATGACAACGTGTCTGGTTTTTTTGTCATGACAGATACTGACAACATAATTACATACAATAAAAAAGATGGTGAATTAAGACAAAGATTTACTATTGCCCATGAAATTGGACATTTTTTATTACATTCTAAAGATCAGCCAATATTTATTGACAAAACTCCGAGTGTAATGTTTAGAGATAATTCTTCTTCTACTGGAGAGGATTTTAAAGAAAGAGAAGCAAATGCATTTGCAGCATCTTTACTTATGCCAAAAAAACTTATTGAAGCTGAAATAGAAAAAGCTCCTAATGATGTAGATGATGCAATTATTTTCTTAGCTAAAAAGTTTAAAGTAAGCCAACAAGCGATGACTTTTAGATTATCTAATTTAGGTTACGGAATTTAA
- a CDS encoding DUF2938 domain-containing protein has product MVTVLKIIAIGIGATLTMDIWAYILSIFNIKSLDYRLVGRWIGSMTKGKFKHDKIIHTTPFPNESLIGWIAHYFIGIAFVFLLVLIYGTEWIENPTLQPALFIGLLTTIAPFFLMQPSFGFGIAGSKLPEPNIARLKSIITHFIYGLGIYIASLGSSKLTEFL; this is encoded by the coding sequence ATGGTTACAGTATTAAAAATTATAGCAATTGGGATCGGAGCAACTTTAACAATGGATATCTGGGCTTACATTTTGAGCATTTTTAATATAAAATCTTTAGATTACAGATTAGTAGGAAGGTGGATAGGAAGCATGACAAAAGGGAAATTTAAACATGATAAAATAATTCATACAACTCCTTTTCCTAATGAATCCCTGATCGGGTGGATCGCTCATTACTTCATCGGAATTGCTTTTGTCTTCCTACTTGTTTTAATTTATGGTACGGAATGGATTGAAAATCCTACTCTACAACCCGCACTATTTATCGGACTACTGACGACAATTGCTCCGTTTTTTTTAATGCAGCCTTCTTTCGGTTTCGGAATAGCCGGCTCTAAACTTCCTGAGCCTAACATTGCCCGCTTAAAAAGTATAATTACTCATTTCATATACGGACTTGGAATATATATAGCTTCATTAGGCTCAAGCAAATTAACTGAGTTCTTATAA
- a CDS encoding DUF3892 domain-containing protein: MTTHYYITGVWKDNQGRITDVMLHTVNNNGTFQTRGKKNNKKDVIKLIKNGKVIKTLVWDYPGWNLGAVVTYETINNEEYLRSVKDASTKNNLDNSLQMECFLD, encoded by the coding sequence ATGACGACACACTATTATATCACAGGAGTTTGGAAAGACAACCAAGGAAGAATTACAGATGTAATGTTACATACAGTTAACAATAATGGAACTTTCCAAACAAGAGGAAAAAAAAACAATAAAAAAGACGTTATTAAACTAATTAAAAATGGTAAAGTAATAAAAACACTTGTATGGGATTATCCTGGATGGAATTTAGGCGCAGTAGTAACATACGAAACTATAAATAACGAAGAGTATTTAAGAAGTGTAAAAGATGCTTCAACAAAAAATAATTTAGATAATTCCCTTCAAATGGAATGTTTCTTAGATTAA